Proteins encoded by one window of Halobaculum halobium:
- a CDS encoding potassium channel family protein: MGKWRRRTAAYLLAITVVVLLFAVAYDYGMRTFEGSERSFIHHLRVVIETFTTTGYGSDAPWETDVMNAFVIVMDITGVVLIFMALPAFVFPLFEETLSTTTPTAVDDLAGHVVVCGHTSRGRVLRDELAARDVPHLFVVADENEAATVYDGGEERVIHGDPEAVETMRAANVDSARALVADADDETNASIVLSAREVCDDATDLRVVSFVENEAVADYHRYAGADRVLSPRRLLGESLGSKATASVADELGDGVEIGEDFQIAELLVHHGSPLVGETIAESRIAEQTGANVLGAWDDGEFESPPRPGRVIDEHTVLLVVGTESELEALKDLTLSETRRRRRGSVVVAGYGMVGHSAAAEVRPSEDVVVVDERDAPGVDVVGDATDRETLEAAGVDEARAVVIALDSDTTTIFAALAVKQVAPHAEVIARANDAESVPKLYRAGADYVLSLSTVSGRLLASHLLDEEVLRPETQVDLVKAAAPRLEGRTLAEADVRAETGVTVVAVERNGELITNVGPDTKLVDGDRLVVAGTDDAVNRFNERFC, from the coding sequence CGCGTACGACTACGGGATGCGAACGTTCGAGGGGAGCGAGCGGTCGTTCATCCACCACCTCCGGGTGGTCATCGAGACGTTCACGACGACCGGCTACGGCTCGGACGCGCCGTGGGAGACCGACGTGATGAACGCCTTCGTCATCGTCATGGACATCACCGGAGTCGTCCTGATTTTCATGGCGCTGCCGGCGTTCGTCTTCCCGCTGTTCGAGGAGACGCTGTCGACGACGACGCCGACCGCCGTCGACGACCTCGCCGGCCACGTCGTCGTCTGCGGTCACACGTCGAGAGGTCGCGTGCTCCGCGACGAACTCGCCGCACGCGACGTGCCGCACCTGTTCGTCGTCGCCGACGAGAACGAGGCGGCGACCGTTTACGACGGCGGCGAGGAACGGGTGATCCACGGCGACCCCGAGGCGGTCGAGACGATGCGTGCAGCGAACGTCGATTCCGCCCGGGCGCTCGTCGCCGACGCCGACGACGAGACGAACGCGAGCATCGTCCTCTCGGCGCGGGAGGTGTGCGACGACGCCACCGACCTCCGGGTCGTCAGCTTCGTCGAGAACGAGGCCGTTGCGGACTATCACCGCTACGCCGGCGCCGATCGCGTGCTGTCACCGCGGCGGCTACTCGGGGAGAGCCTCGGGTCGAAGGCGACCGCGAGCGTCGCCGACGAACTGGGCGACGGCGTCGAGATCGGTGAGGACTTCCAGATCGCCGAGCTGCTCGTCCACCACGGCAGCCCGCTGGTCGGCGAGACGATCGCCGAGTCGCGGATCGCCGAACAGACCGGTGCGAACGTCCTCGGCGCGTGGGACGACGGCGAGTTCGAGTCGCCGCCGCGTCCCGGCCGCGTCATCGACGAACACACCGTGTTGCTCGTCGTCGGGACGGAGTCCGAACTGGAGGCGCTAAAGGACCTCACCCTCTCTGAGACGCGGCGCCGCCGCCGCGGCTCGGTCGTCGTCGCGGGGTACGGGATGGTTGGCCACAGCGCCGCCGCGGAGGTGCGCCCCAGCGAGGACGTGGTGGTCGTCGACGAGCGCGACGCGCCGGGCGTCGACGTGGTCGGGGACGCCACCGACCGCGAGACGCTGGAGGCGGCCGGCGTCGACGAGGCGCGGGCGGTGGTGATCGCGCTCGACTCCGACACGACGACCATCTTCGCCGCGCTCGCCGTGAAGCAGGTCGCGCCCCACGCCGAGGTGATCGCCCGGGCGAACGACGCCGAGTCGGTCCCGAAGCTGTACCGCGCCGGCGCCGACTACGTGCTCTCGCTGTCGACCGTCTCGGGCCGCCTGCTCGCGTCGCACCTGCTCGACGAGGAGGTGCTGCGTCCCGAGACCCAGGTCGACCTGGTCAAAGCCGCCGCGCCGAGGCTGGAGGGGCGGACGCTGGCGGAGGCGGACGTGCGCGCCGAGACCGGCGTCACCGTCGTCGCCGTCGAGCGGAACGGCGAGCTGATCACGAACGTCGGCCCGGACACGAAACTCGTCGACGGCGACAGGCTCGTCGTCGCCGGCACCGACGACGCCGTCAACCGGTTCAACGAGCGGTTCTGTTAG